From Draconibacterium halophilum, one genomic window encodes:
- a CDS encoding DUF4347 domain-containing protein has translation MYKNIIKITFISFLLIFMFSIKGYSQATTDFVFVESTVEDIQTLQQQFANNSQVYFNSNPKPALYVCGQMTDGQTVNHLFIYVPTEPGVLKFGSGDVTSSNLNEHANDLAFLAEHVNGSIIIRSGDVFSGSAGESFKGKLEALTGLSIFMEENPQPFSK, from the coding sequence ATGTATAAAAATATTATCAAAATAACTTTTATTAGCTTCTTGTTGATTTTTATGTTTTCAATAAAGGGCTATTCACAGGCAACAACAGATTTTGTGTTTGTAGAATCGACTGTTGAAGATATTCAGACTTTACAACAGCAGTTTGCCAATAATTCGCAGGTTTATTTTAACTCCAATCCAAAACCTGCTTTGTATGTGTGCGGTCAGATGACAGACGGCCAAACAGTAAATCACTTATTTATCTATGTGCCCACAGAGCCGGGTGTTTTAAAGTTCGGCTCAGGAGATGTCACTTCATCAAACCTTAATGAGCATGCCAACGATCTTGCCTTTTTGGCTGAACATGTTAATGGAAGCATCATTATTCGTAGCGGAGATGTTTTTAGCGGTTCGGCAGGTGAATCATTTAAAGGAAAGCTGGAGGCACTAACCGGGCTTTCAATTTTTATGGAAGAAAATCCGCAACCATTCAGCAAATAA